In one window of Littorina saxatilis isolate snail1 linkage group LG11, US_GU_Lsax_2.0, whole genome shotgun sequence DNA:
- the LOC138979677 gene encoding uncharacterized protein isoform X1, with product MYHRESVKVPVALTNCRYFAFGVCFDYWELAIEATATMPSRTQAGGTSFDLSSDKKFHGSRAGRTVKQKELSQSFIDPLDIEATFILQLCQAEHRQVVLLLLI from the exons ATGTATCACCGTGAGTCAGTAAAAGTGCCCGTTGCCCTGACAAACTGTCGATACTTTGCGTTCGGCGTTTGCTTTGATTACTGGGAACTTGC CATTGAGGCTACAGCAACAATGCCAAGCAGAACACAGGCAGGCGGTACTTCTTTTGATCTCAGCAG CGACAAGAAGTTTCATGGATCAAGAGCTGGCAGGACTGTGAAGCAGAAAGAGCTATCTCAGTCTTTCATTGACCCACTAGA CATTGAGGCTACGTTCATACTGCAACTGTGCCAAGCAGAACACAGGCAGGTGGTGCTTCTTCTCTTGATCTAA
- the LOC138979677 gene encoding uncharacterized protein isoform X2, with translation MYHRESVKVPVALTNCRYFAFGVCFDYWELAIEATATMPSRTQAGGTSFDLSSDKKFHGSRAGRTVKQKELSQSFIDPLDLTIEVTVESGEDQED, from the exons ATGTATCACCGTGAGTCAGTAAAAGTGCCCGTTGCCCTGACAAACTGTCGATACTTTGCGTTCGGCGTTTGCTTTGATTACTGGGAACTTGC CATTGAGGCTACAGCAACAATGCCAAGCAGAACACAGGCAGGCGGTACTTCTTTTGATCTCAGCAG CGACAAGAAGTTTCATGGATCAAGAGCTGGCAGGACTGTGAAGCAGAAAGAGCTATCTCAGTCTTTCATTGACCCACTAGA CCTCACAATTGAAGTTACAGTTGAGTCTGGAGAGGATCAGGAGGACTAG